The sequence GAAGGTGACCGATCAGCCGAATATCCTCAAAATTATTGTCGCCACACTTGCAGCCGTCTTAAGCGTACAATTCCTGCTTCATAATGCGTTTCTATTAATGGCGATTATCTTTGCCGGAGTTGTTGTGACCCTTCGCAGGGGCTGCTGGAAAAGGTCAGTATTACTGATAGCGATGGGTGTAGTCGCCGCGATTTCACTTTTGCCTTACCGGCAAATCTTCAGAGAAGCTCAGCAGTGGTCCGCTCTCACAAAGGATCCGGTAACTTTTCTCTGGATTTTGAAAGTATTTTCGCAGGCATTGGCTGCTCCCGGGCAATTTATGCTTGCGATTTGGATTTGCCTTTTTATCTTGGGCATCGCCGCCGCTGTTTACCTTCAATTTTCTCGTTCACCGGATTTTTCCAAAACTGAAAGGGACTTTATCTTGTTTTGCTCAATCGTGATGGTTGCAAGCATATCTCTTTTGGTGATCTTATATAAGCTTATCAGTATCAGTACTAAGCCGTGGTATTATTTACCTTCGATAGTATTGACCGCGGTTTCACTGGATGCGATTCTGAGAAGAAAGGGGCAGATAGTAACTGTTTTTCGGATAACTTTAGCAATATTCATAGTAGTATTCAGTTGGAGCGCTGTATGGCAGAAGGTTCATACACGCCAAACCAACTTGGATATCATCGCGTCAAGACTGGAAAGATCCGCCAATAAGAATGATATGATTTTATTGCACCCATGGTTTTACGCTGTTGCATTTCAGCAGTACTACCATGGCCCTATTGCCTTCATGACGATTCCGCCAATAGACGATTTCAAAGTGCATCGTTACGACCTGGTCAAGGGGAAAATGGCTTCTGACGATCCTCTCCAGCCGATTCTTGACCGCATGACCGAGACCTTGATGTCCGGTCATAGTATTTGGTTAGTTGGTGACACGGATCTTCCGTTAAAAGAGCAATCGCCTTGTTTTTTGCCGCCGGCTCCGCACACGGTCTATGGTTGGCGACTGAGCCAATATATGAAATGCTGGTGGGAGCAAGCCGGATGTTTCATTAACTCTCACTCTTCGGAACGTACAGCTTTACAACCAGTAATAGATAAATCTATAAACCCGAACGAAGATTGCCATATTAGGCTAATACGAGGATGGCGGCCGTGATAATGCCGGCAGCCGGCCTTGACTGGCGGCCGCCGAAACATTAAGATAGACCTTAATGTGAATACGCTTTGACGCCGAATTAACAGATATTGAGGTTTTTCAGCATGACAAATGTATTAAGCGGTGACATACAGCTTTCCGTTATTACACCTATATTCAATGAAGAGCTAATCATCAAAGACTCTGTTCTCAAGCTTATTCAGGCAATGCAGGGCTTCACAGACAAATGGGAATTAATCCTTGTCAACGATGGAAGCACAGACAACACACAGAATATCATTACAGAACTTACCCAAAATGATG is a genomic window of Phycisphaerae bacterium containing:
- a CDS encoding glycosyltransferase family 39 protein — protein: MPKPKVDIYRACYTLVQRTELVTALLLTLIIVFLHFIFMGNAGALWRDEVSTFNVATMPSISEVWRSLIWHPFPIFTSMVLRLWTAAVGGSDFRLRVFGFLVGISILGCLWLNARLLTRSVPLLSLVLFALNPLAIQIGDSIRPYGMGYFFILLAFAFIWKVTDQPNILKIIVATLAAVLSVQFLLHNAFLLMAIIFAGVVVTLRRGCWKRSVLLIAMGVVAAISLLPYRQIFREAQQWSALTKDPVTFLWILKVFSQALAAPGQFMLAIWICLFILGIAAAVYLQFSRSPDFSKTERDFILFCSIVMVASISLLVILYKLISISTKPWYYLPSIVLTAVSLDAILRRKGQIVTVFRITLAIFIVVFSWSAVWQKVHTRQTNLDIIASRLERSANKNDMILLHPWFYAVAFQQYYHGPIAFMTIPPIDDFKVHRYDLVKGKMASDDPLQPILDRMTETLMSGHSIWLVGDTDLPLKEQSPCFLPPAPHTVYGWRLSQYMKCWWEQAGCFINSHSSERTALQPVIDKSINPNEDCHIRLIRGWRP